A single window of Mangifera indica cultivar Alphonso chromosome 18, CATAS_Mindica_2.1, whole genome shotgun sequence DNA harbors:
- the LOC123201900 gene encoding ethylene-insensitive protein 2-like: protein MEAETANTNQKPGVLNLLLPAILPVLLISIGYVDPGKWAAIVEGGAHFGTDLVALMLLFNFAAILCHYLSARIGVVTGSDLAQICSREYDKYTCVLLGVQTELSVILLDLTMVLGIAHGLNLLLGVYLSTSIFLAAADAVFYPFFAGLQESKANFLCISMAGVLFVSYVLGVLISQPETPVSVNGMLTKLSGESTFTVMSLLGANIMPHNLYLHSSIIRHYQGWLKISKDTVCHYHFFAISCIFCGIYLVNFVMMNSAANVFHSTGLVLTTFQDVMDQVFRNPVAPFVFLLVLFLSSQISALTWNLSGQVVLHDFLKLDIPSWLHRATIRIISMVPAFFCIWTSGAEGIYQLLIFTQVMVALLLPSSVIPLFRVASSRSIMGVHKISQFLEFLVLITFGGMLVLKLMFVIEMIFGNSDWAGNLRWNIGSNASVPFVVLLITACASLCLTLWLLATPLKSASSLIEREENDRNETRYYGEEPGQNQELVPAAEKSTESQLDTSVTNFDPDLPEIIMESDQEILSGSVRESCSNITFPSSAICHQEETASADGSSAVSNMPTEFTGNDLLGNKTLMFESPVPREKTVGMEGDLSTEKNDDGDTWDAEELSKDVPESTSSFTSDGPGSFRSLSRKGDESGNGPGSLSRLGLGRAARRQLASALDEFWGQLYDFHGQMAQGAKAKKLDILLGVGIDSKFVSSLKVDPTVKELGAFFPSVGGRGSDSMLTSSLYDSPKQLRVQNSVDSAYGVQIGSSPLWSNHMQLDAYAQNSSRGVHDSGERRYSSLRIPLEDSGERRYSSLHIPLEDSGERRYSSLHIPSEDSGERRYSSLHIPLADSGERQYSSLCIPSEDSGERRYSSLRIPSEDSGERRYSSLRIPSEDSGERRYSSLHTPSEDSGERRYSSLRIPSEDSSERRYSSLHIPLEDSGERRYSSLRISSEDSGERRYSSMRIPLGDSGERLYSSLHIPSEESGERRYSSLRTTSSSNAWSFQPTTVHGCGIAHFSRIARERNSDYLNGQRESPAPKSPSLVPTTCVDALAFAMEQKLQNGTSSVQVSGYQNFTVSRNCPLQPERSYYGASSSGPVDSIVVSANAKKFHSLPDISGLSVPLRDQYIASQNIQWDGSSGYKSSVGWASYEPSLYSNPGSRAGAPLAFDELSPSKGYRDAYSLQLNSSSDTGSIWSRQPFEQFGLADKCRTLGEGPENRSNTNSQEAVSVLNSETKLLQSFRLCILKLLKLEGSEWLFRPNDGADEDLINRVAAREKFLCEAEAKTREIPMVESQYLSSERNVPNIVKNDDARYNNFLISSVPNCGDDCVWKMDLIVSFGVWCIHRILSLSLMESRPELWGKYTYVLNRLQGVIDLAFLRPRMPMTPCFCLQIPGGHQQRSSPPTSNAMLPRTAKPGRGKCTTAAILLDIIKDVETAISCRKGRSGTAAGDVAFPKGKENLASVLKRYRRRLSNKPAGNHDSAGSRKVSTTAPYSS from the exons tgttttttatccattttttgcTGGACTCCAG GAGAGCAAGGCAAATTTCCTGTGCATAAGCATGGCAGGGGTCCTGTTTGTTTCTTATGTCCTTGGAGTGCTAATCAGTCAACCAGAAACTCCAGTTTCTGTGAATGGGATGCTAACAAAATTGAGTGGGGAGAGTACTTTCACTGTAATGAGTCTTCTGGGAGCGAATATTATGCCTCACAATTTGTACCTCCATTCTTCTATCATTCGG CATTATCAAGGGTGGCTAAAGATCTCCAAGGACACTGTGtgtcattatcatttttttgcCATCTCATGCATCTTTTGTGGCATTTATCTGGTGAATTTTGTGATGATGAACTCAGCAGCAAATGTTTTCCACAGTACTGGACTTGTTTTGACTACATTTCAGGATGTGATGGATCAG GTATTTAGGAACCCAGTCGCCCCCTTTGTATTTCTACTGGTTCTATTTCTTTCAAGTCAAATCAGTGCACTGACCTGGAATCTCAGCGGACAAGTAGTCTTACATGACTTCCTCAAACTGGACATACCCAGTTGGCTTCATCGTGCTACGATAAGAATCATCAGCATGGTCCCAGCATTTTTTTGCATTTGGACTTCAGGAGCTGAAGGAATATATCAGTTGCTCATATTCACACAGGTTATGGTAGCTCTGTTGCTTCCTTCCTCTGTGATTCCCCTATTCAGGGTTGCTTCATCAAGGTCAATAATGGGTGTCCATAAAATTTCTCAGTTTCTGGAATTCTTAGTTCTGATAACATTTGGTGGGATGCTAGTCTTGAAGCTCATGTTTGTGATTGAAATGATATTTGGTAACAGTGACTGGGCTGGTAATTTGAGGTGGAATATAGGGAGTAATGCATCTGTCCCTTTTGTTGTCCTTCTCATCACTGCTTGTGCATCACTTTGTTTGACGCTTTGGCTATTGGCTACTCCTTTAAAATCAGCAAGCTCCCTTATCGAGAGGGaggaaaatgatagaaatgaaACTAGATATTATGGAGAGGAACCTGGCCAGAATCAGGAATTGGTTCCAGCAGCGGAAAAATCCACAGAAAGTCAATTAGATACGTCTGTTACAAATTTTGATCCTGATTTGCCTGAGATAATCATGGAGTCTGATCAGGAAATTCTTTCAGGTAGTGTTCGGGAAAGCTGTTCTAATATTACATTTCCTAGCTCTGCAATATGCCATCAAGAGGAAACAGCGTCTGCAGATGGTTCATCAGCTGTCTCAAATATGCCGACGGAATTTACTGGTAATGATCTCTTGGGCAACAAGACCTTGATGTTTGAATCACCAGTTCCTCGGGAGAAAACAGTGGGTATGGAAGGAGATTTATCCACTGAAAAGAATGATGATGGAGATACCTGGGATGCTGAAGAATTATCTAAAGATGTCCCTGAGAGCACCTCATCTTTCACTTCTGATGGTCCAGGTTCATTTAGGAGTCTTAGTAGGAAAGGTGATGAGAGTGGGAATGGTCCTGGAAGTCTTTCAAGATTGGGGTTGGGGCGTGCTGCAAGGCGACAATTAGCCTCAGCTCTTGATGAGTTCTGGGGGCAGTTATATGACTTCCATGGGCAAATGGCTCAAGGAGCTAAGGCAAAGAAATTGGACATATTGCTAGGGGTAGGGATTGATTCAAAGTTCGTTTCTTCATTGAAAGTGGACCCTACTGTAAAGGAATTAGGTGCTTTTTTCCCTTCTGTAGGAGGAAGGGGGTCTGATTCTATGTTAACTTCAAGTTTATATGACTCTCCGAAGCAGCTGAGGGTACAAAATAGTGTTGATTCAGCTTATGGAGTTCAAATAGGATCTTCTCCGTTATGGTCCAACCACATGCAGTTAGATGCATATGCTCAGAATTCCAGCCGTGGTGTTCATGATTCTGGTGAGAGGAGGTACTCAAGTTTGCGCATTCCATTAGAAGATTCTGGTGAGAGGAGGTACTCTAGTTTGCACATTCCATTAGAGGATTCTGGTGAGAGGAGGTACTCTAGTTTGCACATTCCATCAGAAGACTCTGGTGAGAGGAGGTACTCTAGTTTGCACATTCCTTTAGCAGACTCTGGTGAGAGACAGTACTCTAGTTTGTGCATTCCATCAGAAGACTCTGGTGAGAGGAGGTACTCTAGTTTGCGCATTCCATCAGAAGACTCTGGTGAGAGGAGGTACTCTAGTTTGCGCATTCCGTCAGAAGACTCTGGTGAGAGGAGGTACTCTAGTTTGCACACTCCATCAGAGGATTCTGGTGAGAGGAGGTACTCTAGTTTGCGCATTCCGTCAGAAGACTCTAGTGAGAGGAGGTACTCAAGTTTGCACATTCCATTGGAAGACTCTGGTGAGAGACGGTACTCTAGTTTGCGCATTTCATCAGAAGACTCTGGTGAGAGACGGTACTCCAGTATGCGCATTCCATTGGGAGACTCTGGTGAAAGACTATATTCTAGTTTGCACATTCCATCGGAAGAATCTGGTGAAAGACGGTACTCCAGTTTGCGGACTACATCATCTTCCAACGCCTGGAGTTTTCAGCCAACAACAGTACATGGTTGTGGCATTGCACATTTCAGTCGAATCGCTAGGGAAAGAAATTCTGATTACCTGAATGGTCAAAGGGAGTCACCAGCCCCAAAATCCCCTTCTTTGGTGCCTACAACCTGTGTAGATGCACTTGCTTTTGCTATGGAGCAGAAATTGCAAAATGGTACAAGCTCTGTCCAAGTGTCTGGATACCAGAACTTTACAGTATCTAGAAATTGTCCATTACAACCTGAAAGATCATATTATGGTGCTTCATCTTCTGGACCTGTTGATAGTATAGTGGTGTCTGCAAATGCAAAGAAATTCCATAGCTTGCCTGACATATCAGGTCTTTCTGTCCCCCTGCGGGATCAATATATAGCCAGTCAGAATATTCAGTGGGATGGTTCAAGCGGATACAAGTCATCTGTTGGTTGGGCAAGTTATGAGCCGTCTCTGTACTCAAATCCTGGATCCAGGGCGGGAGCTCCGTTGGCATTTGATGAGCTCTCTCCATCAAAGGGATACAGAGATGCATATTCCTTACAGTTAAATTCAAGTTCGGATACAGGATCCATTTGGTCTAGACAGCCTTTTGAGCAGTTTGGTTTAGCTGATAAATGTCGGACTCTTGGAGAAGGACCTGAAAATAGGTCAAATACAAATTCTCAAGAAGCTGTATCTGTTTTAAATTCAGAGACCAAGCTTCTTCAATCATTTAGGCTTTGTATtctgaagcttttgaaattggAAGGATCTGAGTGGTTATTTAGACCAAATGATGGGGCAGATGAGGATTTAATCAATCGAGTGGCAGCTAGGGAAAAGTTTCTGTGTGAAGCTGAAGCCAAAACAAGAGAGATTCCAATGGTTGAATCTCAATATCTGTCTTCTGAAAGGAATGTTCCTAACATAGTGAAGAATGATGATGCACGTTATAACAACTTTCTGATTTCCTCAGTTCCAAACTGTGGGGATGACTGTGTATGGAAAATGGATTTGATTGTAAGCTTTGGGGTCTGGTGCATTCACCGAATTCTTAGTCTATCACTCATGGAAAGCCGGCCTGAGCTGTGGGGAAAATACACTTATGTGCTAAATCGCCTTCAG GGTGTTATAGATCTGGCATTCTTGAGGCCTCGCATGCCAATGACCCCTTGCTTTTGCCTTCAAATTCCTGGCGGGCATCAGCAAAGGTCAAGCCCGCCTACTTCAAATGCTATGTTGCCCCGTACTGCAAAACCAGGAAGAGGGAAATGCACAACTGCAGCAATACTTCTGGACATCATTAAGGACGTGGAGACTGCTATATCTTGTCGAAAGGGACGGTCAGGCACTGCTGCTGGTGATGTGGCTTTCCCAAAGGGAAAAGAGAATCTGGCATCTGTTCTCAAACGCTACAGACGTCGACTGTCCAACAAACCTGCCGGCAATCATGACTCTGCCGGGTCAAGGAAGGTATCAACAACAGCTCCTTACAGCTCATAA